Proteins encoded in a region of the Synechococcus sp. BIOS-U3-1 genome:
- a CDS encoding phycobilisome polypeptide — MSSTSAEQIKELAQQSKVCGLSGDRSIPGQLRDLIDEADQHKRLLSDEEIQLCCGWSGVEAAPLIALQGQVSHLVDQSRADLLSEQPELVQPGGKLFPQLRAEACWRDCFHFLRVSIYGSALRRTDVTDSDGMRCLAELYALLDVPVPALLLALDRLRVHSVASYSRLGAGAEAKALGDALTHLCNMIRKEMKRHDGTQQKDSAADIK; from the coding sequence GTGAGTTCCACTTCAGCAGAACAAATCAAAGAACTGGCGCAACAGTCAAAGGTGTGTGGACTCAGTGGAGATCGCAGCATTCCAGGACAACTACGTGATCTGATCGATGAAGCAGATCAGCACAAACGCTTGCTGAGCGACGAGGAAATTCAATTGTGTTGTGGCTGGTCAGGTGTTGAAGCCGCTCCGCTGATTGCACTGCAAGGACAGGTTTCGCATCTTGTCGACCAGTCGCGTGCAGATCTTCTCAGTGAGCAACCCGAACTGGTGCAACCGGGCGGCAAATTGTTTCCGCAGCTTCGGGCCGAGGCGTGCTGGCGCGACTGCTTCCATTTTCTGCGGGTCAGCATTTACGGAAGCGCTTTACGCAGGACCGATGTCACAGACAGTGACGGCATGCGATGCCTAGCGGAGCTTTACGCACTGCTAGATGTTCCTGTGCCTGCATTACTGCTGGCTCTGGATCGCCTACGCGTGCATTCTGTGGCCAGTTACAGCAGGCTTGGAGCGGGAGCAGAAGCCAAAGCACTAGGTGACGCGCTAACCCATCTTTGCAACATGATTCGCAAGGAGATGAAGAGACACGACGGCACGCAGCAGAAAGACAGTGCTGCAGACATAAAATGA